GGCGGGCGGGCACTGCGAAGACGGCACCGACTTTGAGGCCCTCGGCCAGGCCAAGGTGCTGGAGTTCCTCGACCGCCTGCCCCAGGTCCGCGCCCAACTGGCCACCGACGTGCAGGCCGCCTACGACGGGGACCCCGCGTGCAAGTGCCCGGCGGAGGTGATCTTCTGCTACCCGGGCCTCGAGGCGGTCACCGTGCACCGGCTGGCGCACGAGCTCTACAAGCTCGAGATCCCGTTCATCCCCCGCATGATGGCTGAGTGGTCCCACGCGCGGACCGGCATCGACATCCACCCGGGCGCCACAATAGGCGAGTACTTCTTCATCGACCACGGCACGGGGGTCGTGATCGGTGAGACCTGCCGGATCGGCGACCACGTGAAAATCTACCAGGGCGTCACACTCGGCGCGGTCAGCTTCCCGACCGACGAGAACGGCCAGCTGGTCCGCGACCAGAAACGACACCCCACGATCGAGGACCACGTGGTGGTGTACGCCAACGCCACGATCCTGGGCGGGCGGACGGTGATCGGCGAGGGCTCGGTGATCGGCTCCAGCGTGTGGCTGACCAAGAGCGTCGCCCCCAACACCACCGTCACGATGGAGGCCCCTAGCCTCCGCATCCGCAACGAGGACGCCGACGCCCTTAAGCCGGAGGTGGGCTACCAGATCTAGCCCCGGGACCCGGCTGGCGCGGTCGCGCCGGTTGCGCGGACGCCGGGCCCTCTGGCGGTCGCGCAATGCCTAACAACAATTCCCGATTCTCGCGGGTCCGTGTATCATATTGAGACGGGCCCCAGATTCCTCTTTTCGGTCGGGAACAGCGTTGTACGCGTACTTTACGGTCCTCAACGGCGAGCAGGCGGGAGACAACCTGCCGCTGGACGCGGGCGTCGAAAACCTGGTCGGCCGTGGCGGCGACTGCCAGATCACGCTGCAGGACCGCATCTGCTCGCGCATCCACGCACGGGTCCGCTTCGACCACGAGGCCTGGACCATCGCCGACGCCGAGAGCCGCAACGGCACCTTCGTCAACGGGCAGAAGGTCACCGAGGCCACGCTCGACGAGGGCCACACCGTCAAGATCGGCGCCACCGAGCTCGAGTTCCACCAGAGCGAAGAGCCGCTTACCGCCGAGGACGACGCCGCGCTGCTCACACAGACCATCGTGCAGGACATGGAGGTCACCGAGGGCGCCATCAACGAGGCGTCGCTCACCGGGCTGCCCAACGCTGAGCAGGTTAAGGAGCTGATGCTGCTGTACCAGCTGTGCATCCGGCTGCTCGGCAGCGGCGACACCGACCAGGTGGTGCACACCGCGCTCGACCTGCTGCAGACCCGCACCAGCGCGTCGGTGGTCGGCTTCCTGTGGCTCAACGAACAGGGCGAGCTGCGTCCCAAGATCGTGCTGCCAACCGACGCCGCCAACCGAGTTTCGCTCAGCCCGTCACTCACGGAGCTGGTTTCCAAGCAGGGGCACGCGGTGTGGGTCGCCAACCAGGGCGGGCCCGACGAGCGCGAGCAGCTTGAGCACTTTGCCGACGCCATTTGCGCGCCGCTCGTCAAACGCGGCGACGAGGGCCAACGCAGCACGCTTGGCGCAATCCACGTCTACCTCGAGGCGGGACGATTCCGCCAGTCCGACTTCGATTTCATCATCTCGGTCGCCAACATCGTGGTCACCGCGCTCGCCCGCGCGATGCAGTACAACTCGATGCGGGTCGACTACGAGCGGCTGGTCAGCACCTCCCCCGGCTACGACGAGCTGATCGGCGAGAGCGAGCCGATGCTCGCCCTCAAGTCCAAGATCAGCCGCGTGGCCCGCGCGGCCGGCTGCGTGCTGGTCCGCGGCGAGAGCGGCGCCGGCAAGGAGCTGGTCGCCCGCGCGATCCACCGCGCCAGCCCCCGCGCCGAGCGGCCGATGGTTTCGGTCAACTGCGCCGCGATCCCCGCCGACCTGATGGAGAGCCAGCTCTTCGGCCACAAGGCCGGCTCGTTCACCGGCGCCGACCGCGACCACACCGGCTACTTTCAGCAGGCCGACCTCGGCACGCTGTTCCTCGACGAGGTCGGCGAGATGACCCTCGAGGGCCAGGCCAAGCTGCTCCGCGTGATGGAGGGCCACCCGTTCCTGCCGGTCGGCGCCACCGAGCCGGTCTCGGTCGACGTGCGGGTGGTGGCCGCCACCAACCAAGACCTGCAGGAGTACGTCCGCAAGGGGAAGTTCCGCGAGGACCTGTATTACCGGCTGAGCGTGTTCGAGCTGTACCTGCCGCCGCTCCGCGACCGCGGCGACGACATCGGCCGCCTAGTCGAGTTCTTCCTGGACCACTTCCGCAAGCAGCACGGCCGCCCCGGCCTCAAGCTCAGCGGCAAGGCGGTCCACCGGCTGCTGGACTACCGCTGGCCCGGCAACGTCCGCCAGCTCCGCAACGTGATCGACAGCGCCGTGGTCATGGCCGAGGGCGACGAGATCCTCCCCGACGACCTGGCGCTCCGCGACTCCGGCCGCGAGGAGCTTGACACGCTGCAGATCGACCAGTGGGAGAAGAAGCTCATCGTCGAGGCCCTCAAACGCTCCGGCGGCAACGTGCCCGACGCCGCCAAGCTGCTCGGCATCGGCCGCGCAACGCTGTACCGCAAGATCGAGCAGTACCACATCGAGCGGTGAGCGTCGCTCCGCGGCCGCCCATGCAACGGCTAAAGCAGAGTCTTGAACGGCGGCTGCCGATGCTCGGCGTCGGGGACGCGCCCCGCTGCCTGGGATGGCTTCTCGTGCTGTTTGGCTGCTACGCCGCCGCCGCGACCACTATTTACCTATCTTCGGGCCTCGGGCGGGTGGCCCCGCGGATCGATTCGGTGGCTGGCTTTATCGTACTCGCCGCCGGGTTCTTCGTGCTGCCGTCGCTGCTAGAAGAACTGCTGTGGCGTTGGACCCTGATCGCGCCTGACCGGCTGGGACGCATCAACCGGAGGTCGGCGGCCAGTGTGTTGGCGTCGAGTGTGGTCTTCACGGCCGCCCATCCCTTCGCGGCGTGGCTCTTCGTGCCGCACGCCAGGGAGGTCTTTCTGCGCCCGGCGTTTCTGGCGATCGTGTTCCTCCTGGGGCTGACCACGGGGGTGTCGTACGTCTGGTCCAAGTCAATCTGGCCGCCGGTCTTCATCCACTGGGTGACCGTGCTCGCTTGGAAGTTTCTACTCGGCGGACCGTTTGTGCTGCTGGGGGCATGAACGGCAGAACGTCGGTATGCTTGGACCCCCTCGCGGCCGTGTGGACCTTAATTGCGGAGTTCATGTGGTCACTCGGTGCAGCCGACTCGCAGCGGGGTACTTTTGTCCCTTCTGGCGCTATCGATCCTTAGGGACAAAAGTCGGCGCCCACCTCAAGCCCAAACGTCGGTTCTGCGCTTGTATAGCAGTGTGAACACTATTCGCGGCTCCGCCTGTCGATCGACTTTTGTCCCTCACTGCGCGCGATAGGGACAAAAGTCGGCCGCCTAACCCGTCGACACCTCCTTCATCAATTCGTTGCCGGCGCCCCGATCAGACGGTCCGCACAGAAACCGCTAACACCCCCATTGGACCGCGCGGGGTGGCCGGTTTCTACCGAGAAATGGCGAGATTCTATTGGGCGAAAAGAGCGTTAGAGATGACCACGCCTGAGAACCTCTTCGCCGAACCTTGGTGGTGGCGACTCCGTAGCAAACGTCGCCCCCGCAAACGTAGCCGCCTCCTCGGAGACCTGTTGCAACCAGGTTCCTGACTGGCAGGTAACCGTCGGAAGCTAATAGTCCCAACGTCGAATCCTCGAGGGCATTGTTATTCCGACTCAGAACACAAATCGCGTTGCGGTGGTCGCCTTCTTTCTTGCCAGCATGGCTATGGAATCTGCGCGGGGGGAAGAGCTCAAGCTCACCACCGGCATTTGCCTCTGGGCAGACAACGCGGTCTACCTGCAGGAGAAGAATCGGCCAAGTCTAGTCCTACTGTCGGAAAACGACAGGACGACGGTGCGGTCACGGTCAACGGGCCGCCCAGCTGACGCCGTCGAACTAGTCTATGCGATAGACGAGGTGTACTGCGGAGACGCCTCTTTCCTGGGACGACAGTTGCGGGTGCGGGCGTCGGAGCACTATCCACGCTTCACCAATCGCGTTGCCGGTCTGCCGGGCGCAGACGCGAGGGGAGTGGCTTTGGTCGCCGAGAGTTCTGGCCAGGTGCGCTGTGTGCCTTGCTTCTTCGCGGGCGCGTACCTCCCGATCTTTGAGGACGCGGTTCGCGATCCGATCCCGTTGGCCGATCGAGCGGATTTTGAAGATGCAGTTGGACTAGGCCGCCTGCTCCAGACCGTGGACCGACGGCATCACGCCAATCAAGACCCGCGGCCGATCTGCCGGACCGCCCTACAGGATGACAACGAGCTGACCACCACCTGGGCAATCTCGCATCTCTGGCGGCTGGACGGGGACCGCGCCGCGGGCGACGTGATCGACGCGTTTCAGCACCCCGGGCAGTCCTTGTTCGTTCAAGTCGACTGCGACCGCAGGCTGATGGATTCGTCGCGAAGGGCAGCTTGGAGGTACTCAGCCGTCCGCAAGCTCCTCATCCCCAAGTGGCTTGCGACAGACGACATCTGGGCGTTCTCGTATGCGAGACGCTACTACCTGGAGTCGCTGCACAAGAACTGGGAGGAAGAGGGCTACGAGATGGAGGTTCTTACTCGACAGGTTGATGCTACCTATCGGCGAGCGGATCGCGGCATGCGTAATACGCTAGCAGAGATCTTTCCGGACGTGGTCGCGTTGGGACGTGAGATAGAACTTCCTGCAGAGTAGTCGCAGAGAGGATGCCGCACTCCTAGAAGCCCTCACCAGGGCGGCGGCGCTGGCCTGGAAAAGTTGGCGCCAGAAGACGCAATAAGAAGGGCCGGGTTTCGCTTCCGGAGTGAAAACGTGCTCACAAACGCAACGTTCTTAGCGATGGTGCGCCGGCGGCACGGTCAGCCCACGATGTGGGAACCAGTGACGAGTCGCCTGCGACATCCCGCGACTTCACGACCAGGCGGGCAGAACCAGACAAAAAAACACGCTCGCTTCGGTGTCGCCGTACGCGGTTGCGTTCGGAGGGTCCCGTAAGCGAGCGTGTGTATGCGGTCGGACGCGAGTTGTTTTGAGACGTGGTACCCGCGAGCAGAGTTCCAGCAATCCTAATGCGTCCGCAATTTGTTGCGGGCGAACATGGCCGGCAATACAATGAACCGGCCTCGTCCTTGGGACGTATTCTACCTGCGTCCCGATCCGCGAGACCGGCAAGTACCCGGCAAGTTTGACAGCGGTTTGCCGCGCCGCGCGGGTGGGCAAGCCGCGGCTAGACTGTCGTTCCAATCGACACCGAGGAATCGTCTTGGCAGAGACACTCGCGACGACCAACGGGACGATGGCCAATGGCACGGCGGCCGCTACCGGCCCGAACCGTCACCCCTCGCTGTCCGCCTCGCCTAAGATCCTCCGCGACCTGCGGCGCGCCCGGCGGATGACCCAGCTGGAACTCGCCGTGGCGGCCGGCGTCAGCGAGCGGACCGTCCGCTCCGCGGAAACCGGCGCCCAGGTGCGGATCGACTCGCTGGAGCAGATCGCCGAGGCGCTCGGCGCCGTGCTTAGCGATGTGGTCGCCGACGGGAACCAGCTGATCACCGCCCGCATCGGCAACCAACAGATCGACCGGATCCTTTCGGCGCTCAAGAGGTACGCCTACGAGATGGACCTCGGCGGTTTCGCCGAGACGCTCGCCCGTGACGCCCAGATCGAGATTGTCGGCGACGGCATGATCCCGTTCACTGGAGCGTACCGCGGCATCGGGGGCGTGGAGCGGCTGCGGGACACGGCCATGACCACCCTCGACTTCATGGCGCCGACCGAGTTTAGCGACGTCCGCGCCGGGGGCGATTTTGTCATCCTCCGCGGCTTCGACCACCTCCGCTGCCGCGCGAACCGGCGGGAAGACCGGCTTTCTTGGCAGCACGTCTACGAGTTCCGCCACGGCCGCGTGGTCCGCATCGTCGAGACCTTTGACACCCTCAGGGCGTACCGCCTGTTCTGCGAGTCGAACGCCGAACGCACGGCCCGGATCGGGAGCATCAATGGGTCGGTCGACTAGACGCCAGACCGCTGGCTTCACGCTGGTCGAGCTGCTCGTGGTGATTGCGGTCATCGCGGTGCTGGTGGCGCTGCTGCTGCCCGCCGTGCAGGCCGCCCGCGAGGCCGCCCGCCGTTCCAGCTGCCTGAACCATCTGCGGCAGTTTGGCCTAGCGATGGCTAACTATGATTCTGCCCACCAGATCCTGCCGGCGGGCACGGTCGCGCAGTCGCCGTACGGCCCGTCCGATATCACCGCCAACGCCACGTCGGTGATGCTGCCGTACTTCGAGGAGCTGGCGCTGGCCGGCATGTTCGACCCGAGCAAGCCGTACTGGGAGCAGCCCGACGAGCTGATCCGCTCGCCGGTGGAGATCTTCTCGTGCCCCTCGGACGGGCACCAGCCGTTTGTCAGCGGCATCTTCGCCGAGCTGGGCCTGCCGATCGGCGACACCTTCGCCACCTGCGACTACGCGTACAACCACGGCGCCACCGACGCGTGGTGCGTGACGTTCACGTACCCCGAGGACGAGGTCGGCCCGTTCACCATCGGCCGGCAGTACCGGCTGGGGCAGGTGACCGACGGGCTGAGCAAGACCTTCGCCATGGGCGAGGCGGCCGGCGGCGAGCAGTGGGGCGTCTGCAACGGACGCGGCTGCACAACGCCCGACCCCGCGGCCGTGTCGGCGGCCTACCCGTGGATCATCGGCAACCTGTCGGCGGACTTCATGCTGCCCGGGTTCCTGAGCACATCGAACTACGGCTGCACGCTGGAGCCGATCAACAAGCGGCCGGTCACCAACACGCTGCTGGTCACCGCGGGGATCACCAACTGCCAGAGCAGCCTTAACGGCGGCCCTCACGCGACGAGCAACTTCCGCAGCAGCCACCCGGGGGGCGCCTGCTTCTTGTTCCTCGACGGATCCGTGCGGCTGCTCAGCGAGGCGATGGAACCGACCGCCTACCGAGCGCTATCGACGCTGGCCGGTGGGGAGTGAGCCGGCAGAACGCTGGCGCCGTCGCGGCTCGCGGCTCGCCGAGTGAAGCCGCGCGATCTCAGAACGAGTCGTCCTGAATGAGCTGCCCGTCTTGCGACGCCATCAGGCGCTCGAACGTGCGGAGGCCGTCCTCCTGGATCTGGCCCTCGTCGAAGTCGACCACTTTCGCCTCGATGCTGTCGACCATGAACCGTGCGCTGCCGTCGCACATCGCGACGTGCACGCCGCCGGGGTGGCGGCTGCGGAGCGTGGCCTGGCTGCTGAGGCTCGAGCCGAGCGCGCCCGGGTGCATGCACTCCTGGCGGTAGCCCTCCGACCCGTAGGCGTCGACCATCTGCTGGCCCTGCACCAGGTTGTCGGCGCCCACCTGGCAGGTGTTGGGGCCGCCGGCGGCGTCGTCGGTGGAGTGGCCCCACAGGCTGCTGGAACCGGCCCAGCCGAGCGCCCACACGCCCCGTGGGTCGAGGTCGACCAGGCCGATGCGGACCTCGCCCAGCAGCACGGTCTTGGACGTGCCGTCGGTAATCTTCTTGAGGCTCAACGCCAGGTTGCAGCCCATCACGCCGCGGGTCCACTGCCGGTCGTCCCAGCGGTAGAGGTTCTCGAACGGCTGTTTCTTGAATGGGCGGGTGATGTAGTTGCCGGGGAACAGATGGTCGATAGACGAGTTGACCGCGTAGTTGCTGCGGGCCCAGTTGTCCGGTCCGCCCTCCAGCCGAAACGGCGTTTCGGAGCCGCTGTCGGACGGGCAGAGGTACGACTCGATGAGCGTGCCGCGGGGATCGCGGTTGATGTCGGCCGACAGCGGCTGCGTGAAGTCGAAGCGGTCGTGCAGCGGCTGCTCCTCCATGAACGGGAGGATGTCGACCAGCGCGGTGGTGGTCTGGTTGGGGTTCTTGCCCGGCGCGCCGCCGCCGACCACGGCCTGGTTCTTGCTGCCGTCGGGCAGTAAGAAGTTGAGCTCCATCGCGGCCGGGAACCGCTTGTAGGTGTCGTGGTAGTTGAGCGTGGCCAGCGAGATGTTCTTGGCGTTGGTCACGCAGGCCGCGCGGCGGGCCGCCTCGCGGGCCGACTGCACCGCCGGCAGCAGCAAAGCCACCAGCACGCCGATGATCGCGATCACCACCAGCAGTTCAACTAGTGTGAAGGCCGAGGGCCAACGCGGGCGTCCGGCGGGCAATTGTGCGGGCATGATGGGGCTGCCTTCTCTCGGTTGG
This portion of the Posidoniimonas corsicana genome encodes:
- a CDS encoding CPBP family glutamic-type intramembrane protease translates to MQRLKQSLERRLPMLGVGDAPRCLGWLLVLFGCYAAAATTIYLSSGLGRVAPRIDSVAGFIVLAAGFFVLPSLLEELLWRWTLIAPDRLGRINRRSAASVLASSVVFTAAHPFAAWLFVPHAREVFLRPAFLAIVFLLGLTTGVSYVWSKSIWPPVFIHWVTVLAWKFLLGGPFVLLGA
- a CDS encoding DUF1559 domain-containing protein, with protein sequence MGRSTRRQTAGFTLVELLVVIAVIAVLVALLLPAVQAAREAARRSSCLNHLRQFGLAMANYDSAHQILPAGTVAQSPYGPSDITANATSVMLPYFEELALAGMFDPSKPYWEQPDELIRSPVEIFSCPSDGHQPFVSGIFAELGLPIGDTFATCDYAYNHGATDAWCVTFTYPEDEVGPFTIGRQYRLGQVTDGLSKTFAMGEAAGGEQWGVCNGRGCTTPDPAAVSAAYPWIIGNLSADFMLPGFLSTSNYGCTLEPINKRPVTNTLLVTAGITNCQSSLNGGPHATSNFRSSHPGGACFLFLDGSVRLLSEAMEPTAYRALSTLAGGE
- a CDS encoding helix-turn-helix domain-containing protein; translated protein: MAETLATTNGTMANGTAAATGPNRHPSLSASPKILRDLRRARRMTQLELAVAAGVSERTVRSAETGAQVRIDSLEQIAEALGAVLSDVVADGNQLITARIGNQQIDRILSALKRYAYEMDLGGFAETLARDAQIEIVGDGMIPFTGAYRGIGGVERLRDTAMTTLDFMAPTEFSDVRAGGDFVILRGFDHLRCRANRREDRLSWQHVYEFRHGRVVRIVETFDTLRAYRLFCESNAERTARIGSINGSVD
- the epsC gene encoding serine O-acetyltransferase EpsC, whose product is MATDFRLKERLPRLTDRLVETYSQHAIINHLDHCPLPKYEAVIDSIQDLKEILFPGYRRREGLHHGNIEYYVGDLVDRLHDALTKQVGRALLHEAGGHCEDGTDFEALGQAKVLEFLDRLPQVRAQLATDVQAAYDGDPACKCPAEVIFCYPGLEAVTVHRLAHELYKLEIPFIPRMMAEWSHARTGIDIHPGATIGEYFFIDHGTGVVIGETCRIGDHVKIYQGVTLGAVSFPTDENGQLVRDQKRHPTIEDHVVVYANATILGGRTVIGEGSVIGSSVWLTKSVAPNTTVTMEAPSLRIRNEDADALKPEVGYQI
- a CDS encoding sigma 54-interacting transcriptional regulator, translating into MYAYFTVLNGEQAGDNLPLDAGVENLVGRGGDCQITLQDRICSRIHARVRFDHEAWTIADAESRNGTFVNGQKVTEATLDEGHTVKIGATELEFHQSEEPLTAEDDAALLTQTIVQDMEVTEGAINEASLTGLPNAEQVKELMLLYQLCIRLLGSGDTDQVVHTALDLLQTRTSASVVGFLWLNEQGELRPKIVLPTDAANRVSLSPSLTELVSKQGHAVWVANQGGPDEREQLEHFADAICAPLVKRGDEGQRSTLGAIHVYLEAGRFRQSDFDFIISVANIVVTALARAMQYNSMRVDYERLVSTSPGYDELIGESEPMLALKSKISRVARAAGCVLVRGESGAGKELVARAIHRASPRAERPMVSVNCAAIPADLMESQLFGHKAGSFTGADRDHTGYFQQADLGTLFLDEVGEMTLEGQAKLLRVMEGHPFLPVGATEPVSVDVRVVAATNQDLQEYVRKGKFREDLYYRLSVFELYLPPLRDRGDDIGRLVEFFLDHFRKQHGRPGLKLSGKAVHRLLDYRWPGNVRQLRNVIDSAVVMAEGDEILPDDLALRDSGREELDTLQIDQWEKKLIVEALKRSGGNVPDAAKLLGIGRATLYRKIEQYHIER
- a CDS encoding DUF1559 domain-containing protein, yielding MPAQLPAGRPRWPSAFTLVELLVVIAIIGVLVALLLPAVQSAREAARRAACVTNAKNISLATLNYHDTYKRFPAAMELNFLLPDGSKNQAVVGGGAPGKNPNQTTTALVDILPFMEEQPLHDRFDFTQPLSADINRDPRGTLIESYLCPSDSGSETPFRLEGGPDNWARSNYAVNSSIDHLFPGNYITRPFKKQPFENLYRWDDRQWTRGVMGCNLALSLKKITDGTSKTVLLGEVRIGLVDLDPRGVWALGWAGSSSLWGHSTDDAAGGPNTCQVGADNLVQGQQMVDAYGSEGYRQECMHPGALGSSLSSQATLRSRHPGGVHVAMCDGSARFMVDSIEAKVVDFDEGQIQEDGLRTFERLMASQDGQLIQDDSF